One Phycisphaerae bacterium RAS2 DNA window includes the following coding sequences:
- a CDS encoding Methyltransferase domain protein has product MTSLPAQFVASLTDSNADAAFVCVGCGHRKSRDAALPRGWPCPMCRCDACGLIQQSPRNSARSPVGPVNVSLNGDAQSESEAWTSAVQQYALCLLPLESSPGRNLLIVGCGRGHLAALAKSRGWRVVALDPSPHAVCRAIEQFGLDARAGGLARHREALGRFDVVVCGNLETSWDPAAVLRDTRTVLNTAGLVCVDVSDGFADWNPAMADASRNSQDAPLNLFNAESLEGLLRTCGLEMVAVHAGGKGSAPQLATNGLGVFRWIPQFIARWFSRLWGLFAGGPAKGCPRSAARDLSEAVAQIEATASRPTAQRGRANRLLAVATRAALAG; this is encoded by the coding sequence ATGACCAGTTTGCCCGCTCAATTCGTTGCCTCGCTGACCGACTCGAACGCGGACGCTGCGTTTGTCTGTGTTGGCTGCGGCCATCGCAAGAGCCGGGATGCTGCCCTCCCGCGCGGCTGGCCCTGTCCGATGTGCCGGTGCGACGCCTGCGGGCTGATTCAGCAGTCTCCGCGGAACAGCGCGCGGTCGCCGGTGGGACCGGTCAACGTTTCATTGAATGGCGACGCCCAATCGGAATCAGAGGCGTGGACTTCGGCGGTTCAACAATACGCATTGTGTCTGCTTCCGCTCGAATCGAGCCCGGGGCGAAACCTGCTGATCGTGGGGTGCGGCCGCGGGCACCTGGCAGCTTTGGCGAAGTCGCGCGGCTGGCGTGTTGTCGCGCTGGACCCGTCGCCCCATGCGGTCTGCCGGGCGATTGAGCAATTCGGGCTTGATGCGCGTGCCGGAGGTCTGGCACGGCATCGCGAAGCCCTCGGCCGATTCGACGTCGTGGTGTGCGGCAATCTTGAGACATCGTGGGATCCGGCCGCCGTCTTGCGCGATACGCGGACGGTTTTGAACACCGCCGGGCTGGTTTGCGTCGACGTATCGGATGGCTTTGCGGACTGGAACCCGGCGATGGCGGACGCGAGCCGAAATTCGCAAGACGCTCCGCTGAATCTCTTCAACGCCGAATCGCTTGAAGGGCTGCTGCGAACGTGCGGCTTGGAAATGGTCGCGGTTCACGCAGGGGGCAAAGGAAGCGCGCCGCAGCTCGCCACGAACGGGCTGGGTGTCTTTCGTTGGATTCCGCAATTCATCGCGCGCTGGTTCTCACGACTGTGGGGCCTCTTCGCGGGTGGACCGGCCAAGGGCTGCCCGCGTTCAGCGGCGCGTGATCTTTCCGAGGCCGTCGCGCAAATTGAAGCAACGGCGTCACGCCCGACGGCTCAACGCGGCCGCGCGAACCGGTTGCTCGCCGTCGCCACGCGCGCGGCGCTCGCCGGCTGA